The Spirosoma foliorum genome has a window encoding:
- the purQ gene encoding phosphoribosylformylglycinamidine synthase subunit PurQ: MKFGVVVFPGSNCDQDAVDTLELMDQKVIKLWHKDHDLQGCDFIILPGGFSYGDYLRTGAVARFSPIMNEVIAHANRGGYLMGICNGFQVLAEARLVPGVLLRNANQQYVCKNIYLTPQSPDALLTAGLDRPAYKIPMAHGEGRYFADADTLKSLNDNGQVLFRYCDETGAITDAANPNGSLENIAGVTNSGKNVFGMMPHPERAADPALGNMDGRLIMDQILKAVLV, encoded by the coding sequence ATGAAATTTGGCGTTGTTGTTTTTCCCGGCTCTAACTGCGATCAGGATGCTGTGGATACGCTGGAATTGATGGACCAGAAGGTCATTAAACTCTGGCATAAAGATCACGATCTGCAAGGCTGTGATTTTATCATCCTACCAGGTGGGTTTTCTTACGGTGACTACCTTCGTACAGGGGCTGTGGCCCGGTTTTCGCCCATTATGAATGAAGTAATTGCTCATGCCAATCGTGGCGGCTACCTGATGGGCATTTGCAACGGATTTCAGGTGCTGGCCGAAGCCCGATTGGTACCGGGTGTACTACTTCGTAATGCGAACCAGCAATACGTCTGCAAAAATATTTACCTGACTCCCCAATCGCCCGACGCGTTGTTGACGGCCGGTCTTGATCGCCCCGCTTATAAAATTCCGATGGCGCATGGTGAAGGACGTTATTTCGCTGATGCCGATACGCTAAAATCACTGAACGATAATGGCCAGGTGCTGTTCCGGTATTGTGACGAAACCGGAGCCATTACTGATGCTGCCAACCCAAATGGCAGTCTGGAAAATATTGCCGGTGTGACCAACAGTGGCAAAAATGTATTTGGCATGATGCCTCACCCCGAGCGTGCTGCCGATCCAGCTCTTGGCAATATGGATGGACGGCTCATCATGGATCAAATCCTCAAAGCCGTACTGGTTTAA